Proteins encoded within one genomic window of Vanrija pseudolonga chromosome 3, complete sequence:
- the Acot13_0 gene encoding Acyl-coenzyme A thioesterase 13 yields MSAPGRMIPATEEDTLYLRKIMGNMPFAGDTFAPHFRAVEAQEVPSVNAKGGRDTDGWTAVYEAIVQPNWINGGGGLHGAAAAWIVDMTTGTTFRRLFTKEWNIAGPSINIDMTYYNPAPAGTRLRVECTIDRMGGVLATARCLIINADNGKRIASGMHTTIKPSKGTWGRRAPPPPQAKL; encoded by the exons ATGTCTGCTCCAGGAAGAATGATCCccgcgaccgaggaggacacgCTGTACCTCCGCAAGATTATGGGCAACATGCCGTTCGCCGGCGACACTTTCGCGCCCCACTTTCGGGCTGTGGAGGCCCAGGAGGTCCCCAGTGTGAATGCCAAGGGTGGAAGGGACACGGATGGCTGGACTGCGGTGTACGAGGCGATCGTGCAGCCTA ACTGGATcaacggtggtggtggtctgcacggcgcggccgctgcgTGGATCGTCGACATGACCACGGGCACGACCTTTAGGCGGCTGTTCACCAAGGAGTGGAACATTGCCGGGCCCAGCATCAACATTGACATGACGTACTACAAccctgcgccggc TGGAACAAGGCTTCGTGTTGAGTGCACCATTGACCGCatgggcggcgtgctggccaCGGCCAGATGTCTT ATCATCAACGCGGACAATGGCAAGCGCATCGCGTCGGGCATGCACACGACGATCAAGCCCAGCAAGGGCACGTGGGGCAGGAGggctcctccacctccccagGCCAAGCTATAG
- the plcA_0 gene encoding 1-phosphatidylinositol phosphodiesterase has translation MSLKVVAYGVHVRTAVAPDGPGAALETRSTAQGLEVNVDNIAMRGGDPVVVIAFVLPTASGDKVDGSVTVQINQLPHVRRRGWLSLEPSIEGVLAYYLLDPESAGTVILFRNPGTRDFLAQLNDNTPIGDLTLPGTHESCALYGFFISQCQQTATPVAQQLIDGVRFLDVRLKVEKGRLETYHGIRPERSTLKAELDAIESFFVQHPRETVIVSIKEETPPWHPDFSQMVYNEFKSYGDRWRFAETVPTLGEARGKGIIFTRFDRSNDNEWPEGMGIHPTTWPDSRREGFEWDCKGTTVKTQDWYRVDSFIEIPEKTEVVINSLAPTLSPQQGLPWTISFASASRFPMAPPQWMAKGVGFPTWGLGVDGVNGRVTKWLLEQAAAGKRPRATLLTDFYHQAGDGSASIAELLVALNFINN, from the exons ATGTCGTTAAAAGTTGTCGCGTACGGCGTTCACGTGCGGACAGCGGTCGCACCCGATGgccccggcgcggcgctcgagacCCGCTCCACGGCGCAAGGGCTCGAGGTCAACGTTGACAACATTGCaatgcgcggcggcgaccccgtcgtcgtcatcgctTTCGTACTGCCTACAGCCTCGGGGGACAAGGTGGATGGCTCGGTCACGGTACAGATCAACCAGCTGCCGCatgtccgccgccgtggaTGGCTATCGCTCGAACCGTCGATCGAGGGGGTGCTCGCGTACTACTTGCTTGACCCCGAGTCCGCCGGCACGGTCATCCTCTTCCGCAACCCCGGCACACGCGATTTCCTGGCCCAGCTCAACGACAACACGCCGATCGGTGACCTGACCCTCCCCGGCACCCACGAGTCATGTGCCCTCTACGGAT TCTTCATCTCCCAGTGCCAGCAAACGGCTACCCCGGTCGCCCAGCAGCTCATCGACGGCGTTAGATTCCTCGACGTACGCTTAAAGGTTGAGAAGGGACGCCTTGAGA CGTACCACGGCATCCGCCCAGAGCGCTCCaccctcaaggccgagctcgacgccatcgagtCCTTCTTTGTCCAGCACCCACGCGAAACCGTCATCGTCTCTATCAAAGAAGAGACCCCGCCCTGGCACCCCGACTTTTCGCAAATGGTGTACAACGAGTTCAAGTCGTATGGCGACCGTTGGCGCTTTGCCGAGACCGTGCCGACGCTCGGGGAGGCCCGCGGCAAGGGCATCATCTTCACGCGCTTCGATCGCAGCAACGACAACGAATGGCCAGAGGGCATGGGCATTCACCCGACAACATGGCCCGATTCCCGGCGCGAGGGCTTCGAATGGGATTGCAAGGGAACGACAGTCAAGACGCAGGACTGGTACCGCGTCGACTCGTTTATCGAGATTCCTGAAAAGACCGAAGTAGTCATCAACtcgttggcgccgacgctcaGCCCCCAGCAAGGCTTGCCGTGGACCATATCGTTCGCCTCGGCATCTAGATTTCCAATGGCCCCACCGCAGTGGATGGCCAAGGGGGTTGGGTTCCCGACGTggggtctcggcgtcgacggcgtgaaCGGCAGAGTCACCAAGTGGTTactcgagcaggcggcggctggcAAGAGGCCCCGGGCCACGCTCTTGACCGACTTTTATCACCAggcgggcgacggcagcgccagcaTCGCCGAGTtactcgtcgcgctcaactTTATCAACAACTAA
- the TDA10 gene encoding putative ATP-dependent kinase TDA10, producing MASSAIRFKAELLSTFVSKQVAAAGLGVKAGKRPLLVSMQGPQGSGKSTLAAEMVKVLADEHGLKCAVASMDDFYLTYAGLKAVASANPNNSLLSGRGPPGTHDLPLLSSTLARLRDGPAPSQTNPLHIPTFDKSQNEGYGERSTVTEDITAPIDVFVLEGWSLGFAPVDADTLRERWADGRVASRHPIESLQTLDTNLAETERSTGDKFDCHIAIRPISYDFVYDWRLQAEHNMKAKNGGKGMTDDVVRAFVDRYMPVYEVFGEGLPERQALVLTFDKNREVVDPSVDEGA from the exons atggcctcgagcgcaaTCAGGTTCAAAGCAGAGCTCCTGTCGACATTCGTGAGCAagcaggtcgccgccgccgggctcggcgtcaaggcaGGAAAGCGGCCACTGCTCGTCTCGATGCAGGGGCCCCAGGGCTCCG gCAAGAGCACACTGGCTGCGGAAATGGTCAAGGTGCTGGCGGATGAGCATGGCCTCAAGTGTGCTGTCGCGTCAATGGATG ACTTCTATCTCACCTACGCCGGCCTCAAGGCTGTCGCATCAGCCAACCCCAACAACTCGCTACTCTCTGGACGCGGCCCTCCTGGTACACACGACTTGCCACTCCTCTCTTCCACGCTCGCCCGTCTCCGCGACGGCCCGGCCCCGTCCCAGACCAACCCTCTCCACATCCCCACGTTTGACAAGTCACAGAACGAGGGATACGGCGAGCGCTCGACCGTCACCGAAGACATCACCGCCCCAATCGACGTCTTTGTCCTCGAAGGCTGGAGTCTTGGCTTTGCgccagtcgacgccgacactcTTCGCGAGCGCTGGGCCGATGGCCGTGTTGCCTCACGCCATCCTATAGAGAGCCTGCAAACCCTCGACACCAATCTGGCGGAGACTGAACGCTCCACTGGAGACAAGTTTGACTGTCACATCGCCATCCGCCCCATCTCGTACGACTTTGTGTACGACTGGCGCCTGCAAGCGGAACACAACATGAAGGCAAAgaacggcggcaagggcatgACGGATGACGTCGTGCGGGCGTTTGTCGACCGCTACATGCCTGTCTACGAAGTGTTTGGCGAGGGGCTGCCAGAACGCCAGGCGCTGGTGCTCACCTTTGACAAGAACCGCGAGGTTGTGGACCCCAGTGTGGACGAGGGGGCATAG